A portion of the Achromobacter sp. MFA1 R4 genome contains these proteins:
- a CDS encoding universal stress protein gives MKNVLIPIDGSENSLRAVNYMIEHVREYGPCTIHLLNVQMPIVSGTVRAFISKEMIQDYYDDESKAALNEAKAALDKAGVMYQPAMRVGQIATTITAYATEQGCDHIVMGSRGLGAAGSLLLGSVALKVLHTTHVPVVLIN, from the coding sequence GTGAAGAACGTGCTCATTCCCATCGACGGATCCGAAAACTCCCTGCGCGCTGTCAACTACATGATCGAACACGTCCGGGAATACGGCCCCTGCACCATCCATCTCCTGAACGTGCAGATGCCCATCGTGTCGGGGACGGTTCGCGCGTTCATTTCCAAAGAGATGATCCAGGACTACTACGATGATGAGTCCAAGGCCGCGCTCAACGAGGCGAAAGCGGCATTGGACAAGGCAGGCGTCATGTACCAGCCCGCCATGCGCGTGGGGCAGATCGCCACGACCATCACCGCCTACGCCACGGAACAGGGCTGCGACCACATCGTCATGGGATCGCGAGGCCTGGGCGCGGCGGGCAGCCTGCTGCTGGGGTCGGTGGCCTTGAAGGTGCTGCACACCACGCACGTCCCCGTGGTCCTCATCAATTAG
- a CDS encoding MBL fold metallo-hydrolase RNA specificity domain-containing protein — translation MAHKLRLHFCGAAGTVTGSRHLLDAAGRLVLLDCGMFQGVKPLRQLNWAPFPVAPSKIEAVVLSHAHLDHSGYLPRLVREGFAGPIYCSEATLDLCRLLLLDSAHLQEADADYLNRHGLSRHRPALPLYTVADAHRAIAALRPVPFGQLTALPAGLQFRFTRAGHILGAAIVELAYPGASLAFSGDLGRYDDPLMPPPESVAASDYLIVESTYGNRRHGTESVSDALAAIIGRTIKRGGTIVIPSFAVGRAQLLLFHLWQLKQAGRIPRDLPIYLDSPMASSAVDVYLRHSADQRLSRHDALAAYGVATCVADVEQSKALDRSPMPKIILSASGMATGGRVIHHLKHYASDPRNTVLFAGFQAMGTRGAAMLDGARTVKIHGEYVPVRAEVDNLSMLSAHADADEIMRWLGGFSRAPRHTFIVHGEPDAADALRLRIKDELGWRCHAVEQAETAVLD, via the coding sequence ATGGCACACAAGCTGCGATTGCACTTTTGCGGCGCCGCCGGCACGGTGACCGGCTCGCGCCACCTGCTCGATGCCGCCGGTCGATTGGTCCTGCTGGATTGCGGGATGTTCCAGGGCGTCAAGCCGCTGCGGCAGCTCAACTGGGCGCCGTTTCCCGTGGCGCCGTCAAAGATCGAGGCGGTGGTGCTCTCGCATGCGCACCTGGACCATTCGGGCTATCTGCCCCGGCTGGTCCGCGAGGGATTCGCCGGTCCAATCTACTGTTCGGAAGCCACCTTGGACCTGTGCCGGCTGCTGCTGCTGGATAGCGCCCATCTGCAGGAGGCCGACGCCGACTACCTGAACCGGCACGGGCTGTCGCGGCACCGGCCGGCGCTGCCGCTCTACACCGTGGCCGATGCCCACCGCGCCATCGCCGCGTTGCGGCCGGTGCCGTTTGGCCAGCTGACGGCGCTGCCGGCCGGCCTGCAATTCCGGTTCACGCGGGCCGGGCATATCCTGGGCGCGGCGATTGTCGAACTTGCCTATCCGGGCGCAAGCCTGGCGTTTTCGGGAGATCTGGGCCGCTATGACGACCCGCTGATGCCGCCGCCCGAATCCGTCGCCGCCTCGGACTATCTGATCGTCGAATCGACCTACGGCAACCGGCGCCACGGTACGGAAAGCGTGTCCGACGCGTTGGCGGCCATCATCGGACGCACCATCAAACGGGGCGGCACCATCGTGATTCCCTCGTTTGCCGTCGGTCGTGCGCAACTGCTGCTGTTTCACCTGTGGCAACTCAAGCAGGCGGGGCGGATTCCGCGCGACCTGCCAATCTACCTGGACAGCCCCATGGCGAGCAGCGCCGTCGATGTCTATCTGCGTCACAGCGCCGACCAGCGGCTGTCGCGCCACGACGCCCTGGCCGCGTACGGCGTGGCCACCTGCGTGGCCGACGTGGAGCAGTCCAAGGCGCTGGACCGCTCGCCGATGCCGAAAATCATTCTGTCCGCGAGCGGCATGGCGACGGGCGGGCGCGTCATCCACCATCTGAAGCACTATGCCAGCGATCCGCGCAATACGGTCCTGTTCGCCGGCTTTCAGGCGATGGGCACCCGGGGCGCGGCGATGCTGGACGGCGCCCGCACGGTCAAGATCCACGGCGAATACGTGCCCGTGCGCGCCGAAGTGGACAATCTGTCGATGCTGTCGGCGCACGCGGATGCGGACGAGATCATGCGCTGGCTGGGCGGGTTTTCCAGGGCGCCCAGGCACACGTTTATCGTGCACGGTGAGCCGGACGCCGCCGATGCGCTGCGCCTGCGCATCAAGGACGAACTGGGCTGGCGCTGTCACGCCGTCGAGCAGGCGGAGACCGCGGTGCTGGATTGA
- a CDS encoding L,D-transpeptidase — protein sequence MRKRTSRGAWRSSAAARARRVLGAIAVCLGAVPVLAQVLPEEVERAFRQEVSPALALPKDEQARYGALAEQSLHAAGVLALGPQYVLVVDRNVKVQAAILYWLRVGEPPHYVGAAPVSTGRVGQFDHFETPAGVFAHTLANPDFRAEGTPNAKGILGYGAKGMRVYDFGWQDARQGWTPDGVSTMRLQMHATDPRVLEPRLGTPQSKGCIRIPATLNQLIDRLGLLDAEYELAADLVSTPWVLRRDRTPVLGAGRYLIVVETVRDERPAWSPAPDRRRDPP from the coding sequence ATGCGCAAGCGGACTTCTCGCGGCGCATGGCGTTCCAGCGCGGCCGCCCGCGCGCGCCGCGTTCTCGGCGCAATCGCAGTGTGCCTTGGCGCGGTGCCCGTGCTGGCGCAGGTGTTGCCCGAGGAGGTGGAGCGCGCCTTCCGCCAGGAAGTCTCGCCCGCGCTCGCGCTGCCGAAAGACGAACAGGCCAGGTACGGCGCCCTGGCCGAACAGTCCCTGCACGCGGCCGGCGTGTTAGCCCTGGGACCGCAGTACGTCCTGGTCGTCGACCGCAACGTCAAGGTACAGGCGGCGATCCTGTACTGGCTGCGCGTCGGGGAGCCGCCCCATTACGTCGGCGCCGCGCCGGTCTCCACCGGACGGGTCGGACAATTCGATCACTTTGAAACGCCTGCCGGGGTGTTTGCCCACACGCTGGCCAATCCCGACTTCCGCGCCGAGGGCACGCCCAACGCCAAGGGCATCCTCGGCTATGGCGCGAAAGGCATGCGTGTGTACGATTTTGGCTGGCAGGACGCCAGGCAAGGCTGGACGCCGGACGGCGTCAGCACTATGCGCCTGCAGATGCACGCAACCGACCCGCGCGTCCTGGAGCCCCGGCTCGGCACCCCGCAGTCCAAGGGCTGCATTCGCATCCCCGCCACCCTCAACCAGTTGATCGACCGCCTGGGCCTGCTGGATGCGGAATACGAACTCGCCGCGGATCTGGTCTCGACGCCCTGGGTATTGCGCCGCGACCGCACGCCCGTCCTCGGCGCGGGCCGCTACCTGATCGTCGTCGAGACCGTCCGCGATGAGCGGCCGGCCTGGTCGCCCGCGCCGGATCGCCGACGGGACCCGCCATGA
- a CDS encoding Hsp20/alpha crystallin family protein: MARLTQYSPFSTDPFADVFQAFLRPIRQQGDDQSPRMDIDITEATDKYVLKAEVPGIDKKDISVTIDGNTVIISANKEKSSEVKEGDNVIRQERYWGRVQRSVSLASPIDQAGAKAVCENGVLVLTLPKTAGSQHKSLQIE; this comes from the coding sequence ATGGCACGCTTGACCCAATACAGCCCGTTCTCGACCGACCCGTTCGCGGATGTGTTCCAGGCATTTCTCAGGCCGATCCGCCAACAGGGCGACGACCAGAGTCCACGCATGGATATCGACATCACCGAGGCCACGGACAAGTATGTGCTGAAGGCGGAGGTGCCGGGGATCGACAAGAAAGATATCTCGGTCACGATCGATGGCAACACGGTGATTATTTCCGCCAACAAGGAGAAATCCAGCGAGGTCAAGGAAGGCGACAACGTCATCCGCCAGGAGAGATACTGGGGCCGCGTGCAGCGGTCGGTGTCGCTCGCCAGCCCGATCGACCAGGCCGGCGCCAAGGCGGTCTGCGAAAACGGCGTGCTCGTCCTGACCCTGCCCAAGACCGCCGGCAGCCAGCACAAGTCGCTACAGATCGAATGA